From Acidimicrobiales bacterium, one genomic window encodes:
- the mrdA gene encoding penicillin-binding protein 2: MNDEPTKAANTGLRLAFLGIVVIGLFSALFGRMWFLQVLATEEFRVQAETNQVRLVTVPPTRGRILDRNGEILADNVFTGVVKVEPSQYTDDDRDFVVAELEKLTGVPATEIVARIEDTSEGFFAPRIVATGMSEDILEIITERALPGVTADWEAVRVYPQKSIAAHVIGYVGAQPDGWLDDHADERYLHSDRVGRAGIELIYEEILRGTAGVRKIEVDRQNNVVREFGEDPPVDGEDVVLTIDMDLQRAVEYYLDQGLKEAQGRSSADDSRYNYPAYAGAAVVLDVRNGDVLAMASYPTYDPNWLVGGITDSVYRATFNDPFIPGRLNNRAIQGLYAPGSVFKLITAIAATKVGAISSRDLFVDTGTYTVPVPGGSTHQNAGGASYGPLDLSQAMTVSSDTYFYSAAYETYALGGDERWIIQDVARDFGFGSPTGVQLPFERGGRVPDADIKRALFESAPEVYLAEDNAVIWVPGDTINMAIGQGFLSVTPLQLANAYAAFANGGTLFQPNIVDKTLSRDPLTDGEVVREFDPRVFHEVDTVGAPVDIIREGLEGVTRARNTIFGYTEGTAFRAFYDAGWDSRAWPVTGKTGTAENDGINKTLGRSKEDTAVFVGYGPSNDPRYAVVVLMEEAGFGGTAAAPVAVNIFDALRRLEQDWDAPEDLPLETATPAGPQCDDIPITVLRDPSIELRVPEGCPYGIPTPVVGATEPEEGAAPAPTGEADGAASAALSGIVPVAGLLAASRRRHR, encoded by the coding sequence ATGAACGACGAACCTACAAAGGCAGCGAATACGGGTCTTCGCCTGGCGTTCCTGGGCATCGTCGTAATAGGTCTGTTCTCGGCGCTGTTCGGTCGGATGTGGTTCTTGCAGGTGCTCGCCACCGAAGAGTTCCGCGTTCAGGCCGAGACCAACCAGGTCAGGCTGGTCACCGTGCCACCCACCCGAGGTCGCATCCTCGACCGCAACGGCGAGATCCTGGCCGACAACGTGTTCACCGGCGTGGTGAAGGTCGAGCCCAGCCAATACACCGACGATGATCGCGACTTCGTGGTAGCCGAGCTCGAGAAACTGACAGGAGTGCCGGCGACCGAGATCGTGGCCCGCATCGAAGACACATCCGAGGGGTTCTTTGCACCCAGGATCGTCGCCACGGGCATGAGCGAAGACATCCTCGAGATCATCACCGAACGGGCCCTGCCCGGCGTCACCGCCGACTGGGAAGCCGTTCGTGTCTACCCACAAAAGAGCATCGCGGCCCACGTGATCGGCTATGTCGGCGCCCAGCCAGACGGTTGGCTCGACGACCATGCTGACGAGCGCTATCTGCACAGCGACCGGGTTGGCAGGGCCGGCATCGAGCTGATCTACGAGGAGATTCTGCGCGGCACCGCCGGGGTGCGAAAGATCGAGGTCGACCGCCAGAACAACGTCGTGCGCGAGTTCGGTGAAGACCCGCCCGTCGACGGCGAAGACGTCGTGCTGACCATCGACATGGATCTGCAGCGAGCTGTCGAGTACTACCTAGACCAGGGCCTCAAAGAGGCCCAGGGCCGCAGCTCGGCCGACGATTCGCGCTACAACTACCCGGCCTATGCGGGCGCGGCCGTTGTGCTCGATGTGCGCAACGGCGATGTGTTGGCCATGGCTTCGTACCCAACCTATGACCCCAACTGGTTGGTTGGTGGTATCACCGATTCGGTCTACCGGGCGACGTTCAACGACCCGTTCATTCCCGGCCGGCTCAACAACCGCGCGATCCAAGGCCTGTATGCGCCCGGCTCGGTGTTCAAGCTGATCACCGCAATAGCGGCTACCAAGGTCGGTGCCATCAGCTCGCGCGACCTGTTCGTCGACACTGGCACATACACGGTTCCCGTTCCCGGCGGCAGCACCCACCAGAACGCGGGTGGTGCCAGCTATGGCCCGCTCGACCTGTCGCAGGCCATGACGGTGTCTTCTGACACCTACTTCTACTCGGCGGCCTACGAGACCTATGCGCTGGGCGGCGACGAGCGATGGATCATCCAGGATGTAGCGCGCGACTTCGGGTTCGGCAGCCCGACGGGTGTGCAGTTGCCTTTCGAACGCGGCGGTCGAGTACCCGATGCCGACATCAAACGAGCCCTCTTCGAGTCGGCTCCCGAGGTCTACCTGGCCGAAGACAACGCTGTCATCTGGGTGCCTGGCGACACCATCAACATGGCGATCGGTCAGGGCTTCTTGTCCGTCACGCCACTGCAGCTGGCCAATGCTTACGCGGCATTCGCCAACGGGGGCACGCTGTTTCAGCCCAACATCGTCGACAAGACGCTGTCGCGCGACCCGCTCACCGACGGCGAGGTGGTTCGCGAGTTCGACCCCAGGGTGTTCCACGAAGTCGACACCGTGGGGGCGCCGGTAGACATCATCCGCGAGGGTCTCGAAGGGGTCACCAGGGCCCGCAACACCATCTTCGGATACACCGAGGGCACAGCCTTCCGGGCCTTCTACGACGCGGGTTGGGACAGCCGGGCCTGGCCGGTCACGGGCAAGACGGGCACCGCCGAGAACGACGGAATCAACAAGACACTGGGCCGATCCAAGGAGGACACGGCGGTGTTCGTCGGCTACGGACCCAGCAACGACCCCCGCTATGCGGTGGTGGTGCTGATGGAGGAGGCCGGCTTCGGTGGCACCGCGGCCGCACCGGTCGCCGTCAACATCTTCGACGCCCTGCGACGCCTGGAACAGGACTGGGACGCACCCGAGGACCTTCCCCTGGAAACGGCCACACCGGCAGGCCCGCAGTGCGACGACATTCCCATCACCGTGCTGCGCGACCCCAGCATCGAGCTGAGGGTGCCAGAGGGGTGCCCATACGGCATCCCCACGCCGGTCGTGGGGGCGACTGAGCCCGAGGAAGGTGCGGCCCCGGCGCCTACTGGCGAAGCCGACGGTGCCGCGTCTGCGGCGCTGTCGGGCATCGTGCCGGTGGCCGGGCTGTTGGCGGCTTCGCGGAGGAGGCACCGTTGA
- a CDS encoding TIGR03936 family radical SAM-associated protein, with amino-acid sequence MTTNNSILRIRYSKLGKVRYTSHRDTARIWERTLRKVGMPVAYSEGFSPRPKLGFGLALPTGYESAGEYLDITVAAPDELDGALVGVGLADGRRFDIESLSQLLSQALPDGIDVQAVEVLENRGESLQEQIVMCGWEFEISDLEPEDARAAVTRVLESVSLQTTREHKGAERTEDIRPSIHRLEVIGPSDWGTWLQADLSAKPRVVRPSELVPVLAPGCELTRAKRTHQWKEQAGSHLEPLAPVAPLAPHAMVRAS; translated from the coding sequence GTGACCACCAACAATTCGATTCTGCGTATCCGTTACTCGAAGCTGGGCAAGGTGCGATACACGAGCCATCGTGACACCGCCCGAATCTGGGAACGAACGCTTCGAAAGGTGGGGATGCCGGTCGCGTACAGCGAAGGCTTCTCCCCACGACCCAAGCTGGGCTTTGGCCTGGCGCTTCCTACCGGCTACGAATCCGCCGGTGAATACCTGGACATCACCGTCGCTGCGCCCGATGAACTCGATGGCGCCCTCGTCGGTGTGGGGTTGGCCGATGGCCGACGTTTCGACATCGAGTCGCTGTCCCAGTTGCTCTCGCAGGCACTGCCCGATGGGATCGACGTCCAGGCCGTTGAGGTGCTCGAGAACCGTGGCGAATCACTCCAGGAGCAGATCGTCATGTGCGGGTGGGAGTTCGAGATCTCCGATCTCGAACCCGAAGACGCCCGCGCCGCGGTGACCAGAGTCCTCGAATCGGTGTCGTTGCAGACGACACGAGAACACAAGGGTGCCGAACGCACCGAAGACATCAGGCCGTCAATTCACCGCCTGGAGGTCATCGGTCCGAGCGATTGGGGCACGTGGTTGCAGGCCGACTTGTCGGCCAAGCCACGTGTCGTTCGCCCCTCCGAACTCGTTCCGGTCCTGGCGCCGGGTTGCGAGCTGACGAGGGCCAAGCGCACCCACCAATGGAAAGAGCAGGCAGGTTCGCACCTGGAGCCACTGGCTCCGGTAGCGCCGCTCGCTCCGCACGCCATGGTGCGTGCGTCATGA
- the mreD gene encoding rod shape-determining protein MreD, giving the protein MLAGSRLRLALVLFGGLVLQTAVVPHFAVAGRIVDVMLLLAVCAGMLAGPERGATVGFFAGVGTDLIVQTPFGMWALAATLTGYGVGVVYGGFVAGGRLVRWVTIAGSLAIGTITFVLIGRLIGQEFLGDVALVPVVATVSLGGTLLSPWAMRAMAWGLNMDRLPWDSGRR; this is encoded by the coding sequence ATGCTGGCAGGCTCGCGCCTGAGGCTGGCGCTGGTGCTGTTCGGCGGGCTGGTGCTGCAGACGGCGGTTGTGCCGCACTTCGCCGTCGCCGGCCGCATAGTCGACGTGATGCTGTTGCTGGCGGTGTGCGCCGGGATGCTGGCCGGCCCCGAGCGCGGTGCCACGGTGGGCTTCTTTGCCGGTGTAGGCACCGACCTGATCGTTCAGACCCCGTTTGGCATGTGGGCGCTGGCCGCCACGCTGACCGGCTATGGCGTCGGGGTGGTCTATGGCGGGTTCGTCGCTGGCGGCCGGCTGGTGCGCTGGGTCACCATCGCCGGGTCGCTGGCCATCGGCACCATCACCTTCGTGCTGATAGGTCGTCTGATCGGGCAAGAATTCCTGGGCGATGTCGCTTTGGTGCCCGTAGTGGCTACGGTTTCGCTGGGCGGAACCCTCCTGTCGCCGTGGGCCATGCGGGCCATGGCGTGGGGGCTGAACATGGACCGGCTCCCGTGGGACAGCGGGCGTCGCTGA
- the mreC gene encoding rod shape-determining protein MreC yields MLQQSREPRRPRSRTRVRLLLLIITALALITLDYGGSDDSAVGTARDGALDVLGPIRSAVGWVLSPFQNGWRGITDYDELEAENERLRAQLDELRGEDLEVAELQRRLRAYEQLLDVRDTESTAGRVLARVIDAPLSNFERTIEIDVGSSDGVEVGMPVEAGSGLVGRVVQVGNSRSRVELLTDPAFGAGVRLVRSGDAGVIEGNGLGELLTTKFIDIETVVIPGETVVTSGLEGSAFPAGIVVGTVVASRADPVTGSQEVDVAPAADLERLDLVQVVLYIPPEIDNRGNPPTTTSTSTTVVVTIPRSTTTQATTTTAAQQTTTTATTTTTTTIAESTTTTATTTPANTDQTTSSTTAADTTSTTAQPASSSTTAAGATSSTEG; encoded by the coding sequence GTGCTGCAGCAATCCCGTGAACCGCGTCGCCCGCGCAGCCGCACGCGGGTTCGGCTGTTGCTGCTGATCATCACCGCCTTGGCACTGATCACCCTCGACTACGGGGGCTCAGACGACAGTGCCGTGGGTACCGCACGAGATGGGGCGCTCGACGTGTTGGGCCCGATCCGCTCGGCTGTCGGCTGGGTGCTGTCGCCGTTCCAGAACGGGTGGCGGGGCATCACCGACTACGACGAACTCGAGGCCGAGAACGAACGCCTCCGGGCCCAGCTCGACGAGCTGCGCGGCGAAGACCTCGAGGTCGCCGAACTGCAGAGGCGTCTTCGTGCCTACGAACAGTTGCTCGACGTCCGCGACACCGAGTCGACCGCGGGTCGGGTGCTGGCTCGCGTCATCGATGCTCCGCTGTCCAACTTCGAACGCACCATAGAGATCGACGTCGGCAGCTCCGATGGGGTCGAGGTCGGAATGCCCGTCGAAGCCGGCTCGGGCTTGGTGGGCCGGGTGGTGCAGGTGGGCAACTCGCGGTCGCGCGTCGAGCTGCTGACCGACCCGGCCTTTGGTGCCGGCGTGCGTCTGGTGCGTTCTGGCGACGCCGGCGTAATCGAGGGCAACGGCCTCGGTGAGCTGCTGACCACCAAGTTCATCGACATAGAGACCGTGGTGATTCCCGGCGAAACGGTGGTTACGTCGGGCCTCGAGGGGTCGGCATTTCCGGCGGGCATCGTGGTGGGAACCGTGGTGGCCTCGCGGGCCGACCCAGTGACCGGCAGCCAGGAGGTCGACGTGGCACCCGCCGCCGACCTCGAGCGCCTCGACCTGGTGCAAGTGGTGCTGTACATACCGCCCGAGATAGACAACCGCGGCAACCCGCCCACCACCACCAGCACCTCGACGACCGTGGTGGTGACGATTCCTCGCAGCACCACCACTCAGGCCACAACTACCACCGCGGCACAACAGACGACCACCACGGCAACGACGACCACGACCACCACCATCGCCGAGTCGACCACCACCACGGCGACCACCACCCCTGCCAACACCGACCAGACGACCTCGTCGACCACCGCGGCCGACACCACATCGACAACCGCCCAACCCGCGTCGTCATCCACCACGGCTGCGGGCGCCACCAGCTCGACCGAGGGCTGA
- the rodA gene encoding rod shape-determining protein RodA produces MITSLPVRRDLRSPIRYVDWLLPLLSVAISVFGVFMNYSATWRLQQFNGDDPYLYARRQAIFVVVGVIAMFAITAVDYRVLREFAPQIYLLTLVVLVAVLFMGKEVNGAKAWFQLPGGIQIQPSEFGKIAVIAALAAFASTKAQHFDLHALLNSLLIIGVPMSLVFLENDLGTMLVYVSIMMGVLFVAGTRVRHIVVMTLLGVLAATVLFQFDDLTGIELIGPAQEQRLTAFLDQESDLDVANYNLQQSQIAIGSGGLTGRGYLNGIQTNLDLVPAQETDFIFTAAGEELGFLFGSLPLLAAYLLLVWRILRAAQLSADMFGTLLCVGVMSMLLFQVFQNLGMTMGIMPITGIPLPFMSHGGSSVITAFIGVGLVINVRARRFAG; encoded by the coding sequence TTGATCACCTCGCTTCCCGTCAGGCGCGACCTGCGCTCGCCCATTCGTTACGTCGACTGGTTGTTGCCCCTACTGTCGGTGGCCATCTCGGTGTTCGGCGTGTTCATGAACTACAGCGCAACCTGGCGCCTTCAGCAATTCAACGGAGACGACCCGTACCTGTACGCCCGTCGCCAGGCGATCTTCGTTGTGGTCGGTGTCATCGCCATGTTCGCCATAACGGCCGTCGACTACAGGGTGCTTCGCGAGTTTGCGCCCCAGATCTACCTGCTGACCCTGGTGGTGCTGGTTGCGGTGCTGTTCATGGGCAAGGAGGTCAACGGGGCAAAGGCCTGGTTCCAGCTTCCGGGTGGCATCCAGATCCAGCCCTCGGAATTCGGCAAGATCGCCGTCATCGCCGCCCTTGCCGCGTTTGCATCCACCAAGGCTCAGCACTTCGATCTTCACGCACTGCTGAACTCGCTGCTGATCATCGGTGTGCCCATGTCGTTGGTGTTCCTCGAGAACGACCTCGGAACGATGCTGGTGTACGTGTCGATCATGATGGGTGTGCTCTTTGTTGCGGGCACCCGCGTCCGCCACATCGTGGTCATGACGTTGCTAGGTGTGTTGGCGGCCACCGTGCTGTTCCAGTTCGACGATCTCACCGGAATCGAGCTGATCGGCCCGGCCCAGGAACAGCGACTCACCGCCTTCCTCGACCAGGAGAGCGACCTCGACGTCGCCAACTACAACCTCCAGCAGTCGCAGATCGCCATCGGTTCGGGCGGTTTGACCGGACGCGGATATCTGAACGGCATACAGACCAACCTCGATCTGGTGCCTGCCCAGGAAACCGACTTCATCTTCACTGCGGCGGGCGAGGAGTTGGGCTTCCTGTTCGGTTCGCTACCCCTTCTGGCCGCCTACCTGCTGCTGGTGTGGCGCATCCTGCGGGCGGCACAGTTGTCGGCCGACATGTTCGGAACCCTGCTGTGCGTGGGGGTCATGTCGATGCTGTTGTTCCAGGTGTTCCAGAACCTGGGGATGACGATGGGCATCATGCCCATCACCGGTATTCCATTGCCATTCATGAGCCATGGTGGGTCTTCGGTCATCACAGCGTTCATCGGCGTGGGTCTGGTCATCAACGTCAGGGCGCGCCGTTTCGCGGGCTGA
- a CDS encoding TIGR03960 family B12-binding radical SAM protein: MSSLWPRLEPLLMRVQKPARYIGSEGFMTVPRHAPGKVSWLVVYPDTYEIGLPNQGIQILAEILNERDDAVAERSYTPWPDMAAELRAANIPLFSLETHRAAGEFDVIGFNLAAELVYTNVLETLDLAGVPIRAAARADDDPIVVIGGHAAFNPEPMADFVDVVALGDGEELVGDITEVVRQWKAAGKPQGSRRQLLRELAQIQGCYIPSLYDVTYDGHDIVAIEPNAPEAPELVQKRTVADLADWPYPKTPLVPLTEVVHDRLNVEIFRGCTRGCRFCQAGMITRPVRERPADQVRTMVTQGLSRTGYDEVALTSLSTADFSGIEEVVDAIVSDPTSCGQTSISLPSLRVDAFTVGLAAQVSNARRSGLTFAPEAGTWRMRQIINKLVLDEDLYGAVESAYSQGWQRMKLYFLTGLPSEMDEDTLGIYDLAANCVELGRQYTNRASVTVSLGGFVPKAHTPFQWFGQNSVDEMRRKIGLLRDASRRNGRVNLKWHDAKASMIEGLASRGDRRLGAVIERVWRNGGVFQEWGEYFDYDLWVDSCEAEGVSLDHVVTRHRHEDEILPWEHIHAGLHKDFLWQDWQDDLAGHGIPDCRWTPCYDCGACTEYGVEHVVASPVPPAGGSQGTGQDLPETGWVPVSLSRAEVRT; the protein is encoded by the coding sequence ATGTCGTCATTGTGGCCGCGTCTCGAACCGTTGTTGATGCGCGTGCAGAAGCCTGCGCGCTACATCGGCTCCGAGGGCTTCATGACCGTGCCCCGCCATGCTCCCGGCAAGGTGTCCTGGCTGGTCGTCTACCCCGACACCTACGAGATCGGGCTGCCCAACCAGGGCATCCAGATCTTGGCCGAGATACTGAACGAACGCGACGACGCGGTCGCCGAGCGTTCGTACACGCCGTGGCCAGACATGGCCGCCGAACTCAGGGCTGCCAACATTCCGCTGTTCTCGCTCGAGACCCACCGCGCGGCCGGCGAGTTCGACGTCATCGGATTCAACCTCGCGGCCGAACTGGTCTACACCAACGTTCTCGAGACCCTCGATCTGGCCGGTGTGCCGATCCGCGCCGCGGCCCGAGCAGACGATGACCCCATCGTCGTCATCGGGGGCCACGCGGCGTTCAACCCCGAGCCCATGGCCGACTTCGTCGACGTGGTTGCACTGGGCGACGGCGAGGAGTTGGTTGGCGACATCACCGAGGTGGTTCGCCAGTGGAAGGCCGCCGGCAAGCCGCAGGGGTCGCGTCGGCAGTTGCTGCGCGAATTAGCTCAGATACAGGGCTGTTACATCCCGTCTCTGTACGACGTCACCTATGACGGCCACGACATCGTCGCCATCGAACCCAACGCTCCAGAAGCCCCCGAGCTGGTCCAGAAGCGCACCGTCGCCGACCTGGCCGATTGGCCCTATCCCAAGACGCCACTGGTTCCCCTGACCGAGGTCGTCCACGACCGCCTCAACGTCGAGATCTTCCGCGGGTGCACCAGGGGCTGTCGCTTCTGCCAGGCGGGCATGATCACCCGCCCGGTGCGCGAGCGGCCGGCCGACCAGGTTCGCACCATGGTGACCCAAGGCCTGTCTCGCACCGGCTACGACGAGGTCGCGCTGACATCTCTCAGCACCGCAGACTTCTCGGGCATCGAAGAGGTCGTCGACGCCATCGTCTCTGACCCCACCAGCTGCGGCCAGACCTCGATCTCGCTGCCCAGCCTCAGGGTCGACGCGTTCACCGTGGGCCTGGCGGCCCAGGTGTCCAACGCCAGACGCTCGGGCCTGACCTTCGCCCCCGAGGCCGGCACCTGGCGTATGCGCCAGATAATCAACAAACTGGTTCTCGACGAAGACCTCTACGGCGCTGTCGAGTCGGCATACAGCCAGGGTTGGCAGCGCATGAAGCTGTACTTCCTGACCGGCCTGCCCTCCGAGATGGACGAAGACACCCTGGGCATCTACGACCTGGCCGCCAACTGTGTAGAGCTTGGCCGCCAATACACCAACCGCGCTTCGGTGACGGTTTCGCTCGGCGGGTTCGTCCCCAAGGCCCACACGCCCTTCCAGTGGTTCGGGCAGAACTCGGTCGACGAGATGAGGCGCAAGATCGGCCTGCTGCGCGACGCCAGCCGCCGCAACGGCCGGGTCAACCTCAAGTGGCACGACGCCAAGGCATCGATGATCGAGGGCCTGGCGAGCCGCGGCGATCGCCGTCTGGGCGCGGTCATCGAGCGGGTTTGGCGCAACGGTGGCGTGTTCCAGGAGTGGGGCGAGTACTTCGACTACGACCTGTGGGTCGACAGCTGCGAGGCCGAGGGGGTATCGCTCGACCACGTCGTAACCCGGCATCGCCACGAAGACGAGATCTTGCCGTGGGAGCACATCCACGCCGGTCTGCACAAAGACTTCCTGTGGCAAGACTGGCAAGACGACCTGGCCGGCCACGGAATCCCCGACTGTAGGTGGACTCCCTGCTACGACTGTGGTGCATGCACCGAGTACGGAGTCGAACACGTCGTCGCTTCGCCGGTGCCGCCCGCCGGGGGCAGTCAGGGCACAGGCCAAGACCTTCCCGAGACCGGCTGGGTGCCGGTCAGCTTGTCGCGTGCCGAGGTTCGCACGTGA